Proteins found in one Legionella pneumophila subsp. pascullei genomic segment:
- the mdcG gene encoding malonate decarboxylase holo-[acyl-carrier-protein] synthase, with amino-acid sequence MNYLRHTLCYLDKNTTTAILPSPEQIDLLQYWLKCDYPLIVTRQSENIPCGQIQLAIPYFIPARTQKLRASYVVDDSWVISTKALPSLQEIFPSLELDTSSKIQVYGSYCWQHLTGEQYVQPSSDLDLLISYDNQTLLNLSALQKHLQKTLNIDCIDGEIRFPALGECSWAELLQIQSSDSILFKTTKKVILVKRESLYANFPTLLA; translated from the coding sequence ATGAACTATCTCAGACATACACTATGTTATCTTGATAAAAATACGACAACTGCAATCTTACCCTCTCCTGAACAAATTGATTTACTCCAGTATTGGTTAAAATGTGACTATCCCCTTATAGTAACCAGGCAATCTGAGAATATCCCCTGTGGACAAATCCAACTGGCCATTCCCTACTTTATCCCAGCACGAACCCAAAAATTACGCGCCAGCTATGTAGTGGATGACTCTTGGGTAATTAGCACAAAAGCACTCCCTTCTCTTCAAGAGATCTTCCCCTCTTTAGAGCTTGATACAAGCAGCAAAATCCAGGTTTATGGCTCCTACTGCTGGCAACACCTAACCGGGGAGCAATATGTCCAACCTTCTTCTGATCTGGATTTGCTGATATCTTATGACAATCAAACACTCCTTAACTTATCAGCATTGCAAAAACATTTACAAAAAACGCTTAACATTGATTGTATAGACGGTGAAATACGCTTTCCTGCTTTAGGCGAATGTTCTTGGGCAGAATTATTACAAATCCAATCCAGTGATTCCATTTTGTTTAAAACAACAAAAAAAGTCATTTTAGTGAAAAGAGAGAGCTTATATGCAAACTTTCCGACACTCCTTGCCTAA
- the mdcB gene encoding triphosphoribosyl-dephospho-CoA synthase MdcB, with protein sequence MQTFRHSLPNPYKIARYFAKTAVQALYDEVALYPKPGLVSFVDSGAHQDMNGALFFRSLFGLRHYFFQVGLHTALGYSPKNLVTFGLNAEKTMLKITGGVNTHRGAIFALGILCTSICKLSAKYHAFSIADLHYAIIDQWAQYLEKEHQNRDTHGTLVTRRYAVYDAKQTAIEGYKPVFDTYNELLNMAHDQTFFGLLAYQRLLLTIDDINILYRTGPEGLQFARYHVQQGISQNNREQSIQKAIALHQLFSQKNISPGGVADMLGLIYFLRHVFSREAK encoded by the coding sequence ATGCAAACTTTCCGACACTCCTTGCCTAATCCATACAAAATTGCCAGATATTTCGCAAAAACAGCAGTTCAAGCACTGTATGATGAAGTAGCCTTGTATCCAAAACCCGGATTAGTCAGTTTTGTTGATAGTGGGGCACATCAAGATATGAATGGGGCTTTATTTTTTCGCAGTCTCTTTGGTTTGCGCCATTATTTTTTCCAGGTTGGTCTGCATACCGCCTTGGGATATTCGCCTAAAAATCTGGTAACATTTGGCTTGAATGCCGAAAAAACCATGCTAAAGATTACTGGTGGGGTCAATACCCATCGAGGAGCTATATTTGCCCTGGGTATATTATGTACTTCGATTTGCAAATTAAGCGCAAAATATCATGCCTTTTCTATCGCAGATCTGCATTATGCGATTATTGATCAATGGGCTCAATACCTGGAAAAGGAACACCAAAACAGAGATACCCATGGTACATTAGTAACGAGAAGATATGCTGTATATGATGCTAAACAAACTGCCATTGAAGGGTATAAACCAGTATTCGATACTTATAATGAATTGTTGAACATGGCTCACGATCAGACATTCTTTGGCTTATTGGCATACCAACGTTTATTATTGACCATTGACGATATCAATATCCTTTATCGTACAGGTCCCGAAGGATTACAATTTGCCCGCTATCATGTTCAACAAGGCATATCTCAAAACAATCGGGAACAATCCATACAAAAAGCCATTGCACTGCATCAATTATTTTCCCAAAAAAACATAAGTCCCGGGGGTGTAGCAGATATGTTAGGCTTAATTTATTTTTTACGTCATGTTTTCTCAAGAGAAGCGAAATGA
- the mdcH gene encoding malonate decarboxylase subunit epsilon, which yields MKLLFIFAGQGYHANSLFDIFRTDKKAMNLLKIMSSAAEIDFLQNDLEMTNPHSVQSIIGAYQLTLFSRLLPLFTYHQVDLAGYSLGEISAFLGSINASPQDSFKLFRYRTQLMTSIVDKNIIEEYDLLSIVGQFILEDIQPVIAKHNCYIAIINSTQHVVIGGKISDLTKLITALSQYPVRHAKFLGVYLPSHTDFYSDKSKQFQQFLDENYGFYSLKYPVISPLELNKIYDARQERVLLGQELCTTLQWHRVCSLIGEYQYNLIIDLGPGDSMTTILTKANAESFNIPLITASHYNSLKGLCNAITSLTSSYQ from the coding sequence ATGAAACTATTATTTATTTTTGCCGGGCAAGGTTATCATGCTAACAGTTTATTTGATATTTTTCGAACTGATAAAAAGGCAATGAACCTTCTAAAGATAATGTCTTCTGCAGCTGAAATTGACTTCTTACAAAATGACCTTGAAATGACCAATCCGCATTCTGTTCAATCTATTATTGGCGCCTATCAGTTGACTCTTTTTTCAAGACTGCTGCCCCTCTTCACATACCATCAAGTTGACCTGGCTGGTTACAGTTTAGGCGAAATCAGCGCTTTTTTAGGGAGCATTAATGCAAGCCCTCAAGATTCCTTTAAATTATTCAGGTATCGTACCCAACTTATGACATCGATAGTAGATAAAAATATCATTGAAGAATACGATTTGTTGTCTATCGTTGGACAATTTATATTGGAAGATATTCAACCTGTTATTGCAAAACATAACTGCTATATTGCTATTATCAATTCAACACAACACGTGGTGATCGGCGGAAAAATTTCAGATTTAACAAAATTGATCACAGCGCTTTCCCAATATCCTGTAAGACATGCGAAATTTTTAGGAGTTTATCTGCCTTCTCATACGGATTTTTATTCTGATAAGAGCAAACAATTCCAGCAATTTCTGGATGAAAATTATGGTTTTTATTCTCTAAAGTATCCTGTCATCAGCCCGCTAGAACTAAATAAAATATACGATGCCAGGCAAGAAAGAGTTTTGCTTGGCCAAGAGCTATGTACAACACTTCAATGGCATAGAGTTTGCTCTTTAATCGGTGAGTATCAGTACAATTTGATTATAGATCTCGGACCTGGCGATTCAATGACTACTATCTTGACCAAAGCAAACGCAGAATCGTTCAATATACCCCTAATTACTGCATCACACTACAATAGTTTAAAAGGGCTTTGTAACGCCATAACATCGCTTACCTCATCTTATCAATGA
- a CDS encoding metallophosphoesterase family protein, whose protein sequence is MKNLLFLVLVILTNSLMAKENLVFAVIGDYGANSLSEAKVASVLKSKNPQFILTLGDNNYTHGCWKTIDKNIGKYYHEYIGNYQGKYGKGSDVNRFFPTLGNHDWLARKTCLYQGTLPYFSYFTLPGNQSYYDFVRGPIHFFALDSDSHEPDGSKEGSKQHQWLVAQVQQSKAPFKIVYFHHAPLSSGKHGSNTRMQWNFAAMGIDVVMGGHDHHYERIERNGIVYFVNGAGGSELYSYKKWVEGSKFFYSKHHGFMLITAQEHAIKIQFINENDEIKDEIVIQEKNRVLENIRTYDKPQFPC, encoded by the coding sequence TTGAAAAATTTGTTGTTTCTTGTTTTAGTTATCCTGACTAACTCGCTGATGGCCAAGGAAAACTTGGTCTTTGCTGTCATTGGAGACTATGGTGCCAATTCTCTATCGGAAGCTAAAGTAGCCAGTGTCCTCAAGTCTAAAAATCCCCAGTTTATTCTTACTCTTGGAGATAATAATTACACTCATGGTTGCTGGAAAACCATTGATAAGAATATTGGTAAATATTATCACGAATACATAGGCAATTATCAGGGAAAATATGGAAAAGGCTCAGACGTCAATCGCTTTTTCCCTACTCTGGGAAATCATGACTGGCTTGCTCGAAAGACCTGTTTATATCAGGGAACATTACCCTATTTCAGCTATTTTACCCTTCCTGGAAATCAAAGTTATTATGATTTTGTTCGCGGCCCAATTCATTTTTTTGCCTTGGATAGTGATTCTCATGAACCGGATGGAAGCAAGGAAGGTTCGAAACAACACCAGTGGTTAGTTGCACAAGTACAACAATCAAAAGCTCCTTTTAAAATAGTCTATTTTCATCATGCTCCGTTAAGCTCTGGTAAACATGGTTCTAATACCCGTATGCAATGGAATTTTGCTGCTATGGGTATTGATGTGGTCATGGGAGGTCATGATCATCACTACGAGCGTATCGAACGCAACGGAATTGTTTATTTTGTCAATGGAGCCGGAGGATCTGAGCTTTATTCCTATAAAAAATGGGTGGAAGGAAGCAAATTTTTTTACTCTAAACACCACGGATTTATGCTGATAACAGCTCAGGAGCATGCCATCAAAATCCAATTCATCAATGAAAATGATGAAATTAAGGATGAGATAGTCATTCAAGAAAAAAACAGGGTGCTGGAGAACATCAGGACTTACGATAAACCCCAATTTCCATGTTAA
- a CDS encoding cupin domain-containing protein — protein sequence MLNKDNQLLLAIAAEEIPPRTKPSIYPEPFASMMAGRQKHPLGDFFGIKNFGVNLTRLAPGAQSALLHKHKLQEEFIFILKGQPTLITETAHIQLHPGMCAGFTPNGTAHQLVNRTTNEVIYLEIGDRTQGDEVNYPADDLAAVFGDDGQWHFMHKNGMPY from the coding sequence ATGCTGAACAAAGACAACCAATTATTGCTTGCTATAGCAGCAGAAGAAATCCCACCCCGTACCAAACCCTCTATTTATCCTGAGCCATTCGCATCCATGATGGCTGGTCGTCAAAAACATCCGTTAGGGGATTTTTTTGGAATAAAAAATTTTGGCGTCAACTTAACAAGATTAGCTCCTGGCGCACAATCCGCTTTGCTGCATAAACATAAACTACAGGAAGAATTTATTTTTATCCTGAAAGGGCAACCAACATTGATAACTGAAACTGCACACATTCAATTACATCCCGGAATGTGTGCAGGATTTACTCCAAATGGCACAGCACATCAACTGGTCAATCGGACAACCAATGAAGTAATTTATCTTGAAATAGGAGATCGAACCCAAGGAGATGAAGTAAATTATCCTGCTGATGATCTTGCGGCAGTGTTTGGTGATGATGGACAATGGCATTTTATGCATAAAAATGGAATGCCTTATTAA